CAGCGTGCGAACCGGGGTCGCGGTATCCGACTCCGGCGGCGTGCTGGCGTCGCCCGCGGGAACAATCGAGGCGTCGGACTTCAAGGAAATCGCGGCGGAACTTGGCAGGCTGCTCGAATCGCTGGCGAAGGAAGGGCGAATCGAAGGTACGCGCGATTTCGCGGCGATAATCGTCGGGCTTCCGCTTGGCAAATCGGGCGAGGAAACGGAGCGGACGACAAACATTCGAATCATCGGCGAACTACTGGCCGCGGATTTCGGTCTGCCCGTTCATTTCGTTGACGAGCGTTACTCGACGCGGCGGATGAAAGCCGCCGACCGCGAATCCGGCCGAAGGGAAATGAAAGGAAGGGAAAACATCGACGCGCGGGCCGCGGCCGAGATTTTGCAGGGCTGGCTTGACGCGCGGCGGATGCGCGGCGTTTCGTCCGATTACGATGACTCGCCGGAAGGATCGAAGCCGATTGATGCGGGGGGGGAGAGATATTGAGCGATACCGCAAGGCCGCGCGGTGGATTCAGGCCCGTGCTTCATTTCGGCTCGGTGCTTGAAATTCCGCCGGATTTATTCGCAGCGCGCGGTGTGCGCGCGGTGGCGCTGGACGTGGACAACACGATCACGCGCTGGGAGCTCGAAAGCGTCCCCGGCGAAATCCTGGATTGGATCGCCGCGCTCAAATCGCGGGGGCTGTCGCTTGCGCTCGTCTCTAACGGCGTCGCGCGCAAGCTGAAATCCGTGGAGGAGCAGACCGGCGTCGCGCTCGTTCCGGGCAAGAAGCCGTTCCTTTCGACGTTCGTGCGCTGCAGGGAATTTTTCGGCGCGCCCGATTCGCAAATCGCGATCGTGGGCGACCAGTGCGTGACCGATATCTGGCCGGCCAACAGGCTGGGCTGGCTGACAGTCCTTGTCGAGCCGATGTCGCGGCGCGATTTCATCGGCACGCACATTTACCGTGCGATGGAGCGCGCGTTCGGAATGCGCCGCGCGCTGGAAGGCGGCGGCTCGCCTTGAAGGAAACGCTAATGAAGTGAAGCAGGAGCCAGCGGCGGTTCGCCCGCCTCGAAGCCGTGAAACTTCGCTTTCATCTCTCCCTTTGCCTCCT
This region of bacterium genomic DNA includes:
- the ruvX gene encoding Holliday junction resolvase RuvX, which codes for MQYNPRVSYRFLALDIGSVRTGVAVSDSGGVLASPAGTIEASDFKEIAAELGRLLESLAKEGRIEGTRDFAAIIVGLPLGKSGEETERTTNIRIIGELLAADFGLPVHFVDERYSTRRMKAADRESGRREMKGRENIDARAAAEILQGWLDARRMRGVSSDYDDSPEGSKPIDAGGERY
- a CDS encoding YqeG family HAD IIIA-type phosphatase, with product MSDTARPRGGFRPVLHFGSVLEIPPDLFAARGVRAVALDVDNTITRWELESVPGEILDWIAALKSRGLSLALVSNGVARKLKSVEEQTGVALVPGKKPFLSTFVRCREFFGAPDSQIAIVGDQCVTDIWPANRLGWLTVLVEPMSRRDFIGTHIYRAMERAFGMRRALEGGGSP